The Mesobacillus jeotgali genome window below encodes:
- a CDS encoding sugar O-acetyltransferase: MKTEKEKMLAGEMYNPADPVLVKEREEARRKVRLYNQTLETEGENRTRLLKELLGSTGETVVMEPNIRFDYGYNTHVGENFFANFDCTILDVCEVRFGDNCMLAPNVQIYTATHPLDPTERNSGREYAKPITFGHNVWIGGGAIINPGVTVGDNVVIASGAVVTKDVPDNVVVGGNPARVIKQIEL, encoded by the coding sequence ATGAAAACGGAAAAAGAAAAGATGCTGGCGGGGGAAATGTACAACCCTGCAGACCCAGTTTTGGTAAAAGAACGCGAGGAAGCAAGGCGAAAAGTGAGACTTTATAATCAAACATTAGAAACAGAAGGTGAGAACCGGACGAGGTTATTGAAGGAATTGCTCGGTTCAACAGGTGAGACCGTCGTGATGGAGCCGAATATCCGGTTTGATTATGGATATAACACTCATGTCGGCGAGAACTTTTTTGCCAATTTCGACTGTACGATCCTTGATGTCTGTGAAGTCCGGTTTGGCGACAATTGTATGCTTGCGCCGAACGTTCAAATCTATACAGCCACCCATCCGCTTGACCCAACTGAGCGGAATTCGGGACGGGAATATGCGAAGCCGATTACTTTTGGACACAATGTCTGGATTGGCGGAGGTGCCATCATCAACCCGGGAGTGACGGTTGGTGACAATGTCGTGATTGCATCAGGAGCAGTCGTGACAAAGGACGTTCCCGACAATGTCGTGGTTGGCGGCAATCCAGCAAGGGTGATCAAGCAGATTGAACTTTAA
- a CDS encoding FAD-dependent oxidoreductase produces MMKQPVVIVGAGLSGLHAAALLVSKGISCRVLEARSRIGGRVLSMESNDRPELGRYDLGSTWYWPNHEPIITKLVKDLGLPTIEQYAAGAILFEQSQSGPVQRHVLPDGAVERSVRLDGGVQTLVDAIAASLPEGSVELNTEVKAIQLEKAGGVTIEAGQIDGSVKTISAGAVILALPPRIVAERIAFSPALPDGLRASLKDKPTWMAGQAKVVAVYDRPFWREEGLSGQVTSWAGPLQEIHDASSDNEYGALFGFFGIPTKMRQDLGEEQILRLVTDQLIRLFGPSAGNPLALFYKDWGSDQATAVDEDAIPLTTFPEYGLPAGNISWEKSVIFAGTETASGHGGHLEGALQAAERAAAEVMKAL; encoded by the coding sequence ATGATGAAGCAACCGGTCGTGATTGTCGGGGCTGGCTTATCCGGGTTGCATGCTGCTGCTTTGCTTGTTTCAAAAGGAATAAGCTGCAGAGTACTGGAGGCACGAAGTCGAATCGGGGGAAGGGTTTTAAGTATGGAATCCAATGACAGGCCCGAGCTGGGCAGGTATGATTTGGGTTCCACATGGTATTGGCCAAATCATGAGCCTATCATCACAAAATTGGTCAAGGATCTTGGACTGCCAACTATAGAGCAGTATGCCGCAGGAGCCATACTTTTTGAACAATCGCAATCTGGTCCTGTGCAGCGGCATGTTCTGCCGGATGGTGCTGTTGAGAGATCGGTAAGGCTGGACGGCGGTGTTCAAACCCTTGTGGATGCCATCGCAGCATCACTTCCTGAAGGCAGTGTTGAACTGAATACCGAGGTAAAGGCTATCCAACTGGAGAAAGCTGGCGGAGTCACAATAGAAGCTGGGCAAATTGATGGATCCGTGAAAACCATCTCTGCAGGAGCGGTGATCCTGGCATTGCCGCCTCGAATCGTTGCGGAAAGGATTGCTTTTTCACCGGCACTCCCGGATGGACTTAGAGCCAGCCTGAAAGACAAGCCGACTTGGATGGCAGGACAGGCGAAAGTGGTTGCGGTTTATGATCGGCCATTTTGGAGAGAGGAAGGTCTTTCCGGACAGGTCACCAGCTGGGCCGGTCCACTGCAGGAAATTCATGACGCTTCTTCTGACAATGAATATGGCGCACTTTTTGGCTTTTTCGGCATTCCGACTAAAATGCGGCAGGATCTTGGTGAGGAACAGATTTTGAGGCTTGTCACCGACCAATTGATACGGCTCTTTGGTCCTTCAGCAGGGAATCCTCTAGCTCTATTTTACAAAGATTGGGGTAGCGATCAGGCAACAGCTGTGGATGAAGATGCAATACCGTTGACCACATTTCCGGAATATGGCCTGCCGGCAGGAAACATATCGTGGGAAAAGAGTGTGATTTTCGCGGGTACAGAAACAGCGTCTGGACATGGAGGGCATTTGGAAGGAGCACTTCAAGCAGCAGAGCGAGCGGCAGCGGAAGTGATGAAAGCTTTATGA
- the yfkAB gene encoding radical SAM/CxCxxxxC motif protein YfkAB, translated as MSYIQTISPQHDPWEAYLDVEQYGSPQLTNIEFTTTTLCNMRCEHCAVGYTLQTKDPAALPLELLLHRLDEIPKLRSLSITGGEPMLSLSSVKNYVVPILKYASERGVRTQINSNLTMDLSRYEMIIPYLDVLHISHNWGTVDDFVQGGFAMMEKKPDYQKREKYFARMIENSRELVKAGVMVSAETMLNKRTLPYLEKIHRQIVDEMHCQRHEVHPMYPSDFASSLESLTLEETRHAIHHLLDNRDENVWMLFGTLPFYACSSNKEDLELLKRLYSSKNVTVRNDPDGRSRLNVNIFNGDIIVTDFGDTPPLGNIQDTRLEDAYQKWQESEVAKQLSCHCPAVSCLGPNILVKNSYYQETDFSKRQHNISKY; from the coding sequence ATGTCATACATACAAACCATATCCCCTCAACACGACCCCTGGGAAGCCTATCTTGATGTCGAACAATACGGCAGCCCTCAACTCACCAATATCGAATTCACGACAACAACCCTCTGCAATATGCGTTGCGAGCACTGCGCTGTCGGCTATACATTGCAAACCAAGGACCCTGCCGCACTTCCATTGGAGCTGCTTTTGCACCGGCTGGACGAAATCCCGAAGCTTCGCTCTTTAAGCATTACCGGCGGGGAACCGATGCTTTCCCTTTCTTCTGTAAAAAATTACGTTGTCCCTATTTTAAAATACGCTTCTGAACGTGGTGTCCGCACGCAAATCAATTCCAATTTGACAATGGACCTGTCACGCTATGAGATGATCATCCCCTATTTGGATGTTCTCCATATCTCCCATAATTGGGGTACGGTCGATGACTTCGTCCAAGGCGGATTCGCGATGATGGAAAAGAAACCCGACTACCAGAAGCGCGAAAAATATTTTGCAAGAATGATAGAGAACAGCAGAGAGCTCGTCAAAGCAGGAGTCATGGTGTCGGCAGAAACAATGCTCAATAAACGGACCTTGCCCTATCTTGAAAAAATACACAGGCAAATCGTAGATGAAATGCACTGCCAGAGGCATGAGGTGCACCCTATGTATCCTAGCGATTTTGCCAGCAGCCTTGAATCGCTGACGCTTGAAGAAACTCGCCATGCCATCCACCATCTGCTTGACAATCGTGATGAAAATGTGTGGATGTTGTTCGGGACGCTGCCTTTTTATGCCTGCAGCAGCAACAAGGAGGACCTGGAACTCCTGAAACGTCTATATAGCAGCAAGAACGTCACCGTCAGGAATGATCCGGATGGACGTTCGCGCCTTAATGTGAACATTTTCAATGGCGATATCATCGTCACCGATTTCGGCGACACCCCTCCGCTAGGCAATATTCAGGACACAAGGCTGGAAGACGCCTATCAAAAATGGCAAGAATCCGAAGTCGCCAAGCAGCTAAGCTGCCACTGCCCAGCTGTATCCTGCCTGGGCCCGAACATTCTCGTGAAAAATAGCTACTACCAGGAGACCGATTTCAGCAAGAGGCAGCATAATATTTCTAAATACTAA
- a CDS encoding ribonucleotide-diphosphate reductase subunit beta, protein MEKRVLIDVDAPNASTGIINGRSSNILNWDDVRYQWAYPKYKRMLGNFWTPFEINMSKDIKQFSTLTGKEQDTFLKIIGLLALLDSIQTDYAGKVADYLTDSSLNALMIMLAQQEVIHNHSYSYVLSSIVSKSKQEEVFDYWRTEPILRKRNEFITDGYKGFAENPSIENLLHSIIYDVILEGLFFYSGFAFFYNLARNQKMVGTSTMINYINRDEQLHVGLFEKIFKEILRENPEYDTSSLREFGTDSFREAARLEIDWAEYIIGNDIDGLLISDLEAYIKFMANKRAEQLGFDAPFEGYRTNPLRWIIAYQEVDLGKTDFFEQKSRQYTKTSADNGFDEL, encoded by the coding sequence ATGGAAAAAAGAGTGCTGATTGACGTTGATGCTCCTAATGCTTCCACCGGCATCATCAATGGCAGGAGTTCGAATATCCTGAACTGGGATGATGTACGCTACCAATGGGCATATCCAAAATACAAGAGGATGCTGGGGAATTTCTGGACTCCATTTGAAATCAATATGTCAAAGGATATCAAACAGTTTTCTACACTTACCGGAAAGGAGCAAGATACATTTTTAAAAATCATCGGGCTGCTGGCATTGCTCGACAGCATTCAAACCGACTATGCAGGTAAAGTTGCAGATTATCTAACAGATTCCAGTTTGAATGCGCTGATGATCATGCTGGCACAGCAGGAAGTGATTCATAACCATTCCTACAGCTATGTGCTGTCAAGCATCGTTTCCAAGTCGAAGCAGGAGGAAGTGTTCGACTACTGGAGGACAGAACCAATCTTGCGCAAGCGGAACGAATTCATCACGGACGGATACAAAGGTTTTGCTGAAAACCCGAGCATCGAAAATCTGCTGCATTCAATTATCTATGATGTCATTCTTGAGGGCTTGTTTTTCTATTCGGGCTTTGCCTTCTTTTATAATCTGGCGCGCAATCAGAAAATGGTCGGCACGAGCACGATGATTAATTATATCAATCGTGATGAACAGCTTCATGTAGGGTTATTCGAAAAAATCTTCAAGGAAATCCTGCGTGAAAATCCTGAGTATGACACCAGCTCCTTGAGGGAATTTGGCACTGATTCCTTCCGGGAAGCAGCGCGTTTGGAGATCGATTGGGCAGAATATATCATCGGAAACGATATTGACGGCCTGCTCATATCAGACCTCGAAGCCTATATAAAATTCATGGCCAACAAACGGGCAGAACAACTAGGCTTTGATGCTCCATTCGAAGGATATCGTACCAATCCGCTAAGATGGATCATCGCCTATCAGGAAGTGGATCTCGGAAAGACAGACTTCTTCGAGCAAAAATCAAGACAGTACACGAAGACATCCGCTGACAATGGATTTGATGAACTGTAG
- a CDS encoding EAL domain-containing protein: protein MSCSACVVGSLQFEIKVEGERNLFIFPEVIEHMERNGELVWVDGDSFMIKESGMRDFLDFCRDHMEFEKVFFRLEGKKWLLVAEAEEVLESQWIDEVIRKELVTCHAQPIIDGAGDVYAYEMLARFYREDGTMIYPGEIFGAARKRDRLYALDRICRMAAVRAAAFTDKKVFINFIPTSIYSPEYCLRSTTLLADTLGVHPDRLVFEVVETENVEDTDHLKRILAFYKEKGFRYALDDVGEGYSTLELLADLQPHYMKLDMKYVQGVAVDPQKQQTASAFLAEAKRLGSVPLAEGIEAEEDFEWLKANGYQLFQGYLFGKPAPVGQLA from the coding sequence ATGAGTTGTAGTGCGTGTGTGGTGGGGAGTCTGCAGTTTGAAATCAAGGTTGAAGGGGAACGGAATTTGTTCATCTTTCCTGAAGTGATTGAGCATATGGAACGCAATGGTGAATTGGTTTGGGTGGATGGCGATTCGTTCATGATAAAGGAATCAGGAATGAGGGATTTTCTTGATTTTTGCCGGGATCATATGGAGTTCGAGAAGGTCTTTTTCCGGCTGGAGGGCAAGAAGTGGCTGCTGGTCGCTGAAGCGGAAGAAGTCCTCGAGAGCCAGTGGATTGATGAAGTTATCCGTAAAGAGCTGGTGACCTGCCATGCTCAGCCGATCATTGATGGAGCAGGGGATGTTTATGCGTATGAGATGCTGGCCAGATTCTATCGTGAAGATGGAACAATGATTTATCCTGGAGAGATCTTCGGGGCAGCGAGGAAAAGGGACCGATTGTATGCACTTGACCGGATTTGCCGGATGGCTGCAGTAAGGGCGGCTGCTTTTACAGATAAAAAGGTTTTTATCAATTTCATTCCGACCTCCATTTATTCACCAGAATACTGTTTGAGATCGACCACCTTGTTGGCAGACACCTTAGGGGTGCACCCGGACCGGCTAGTCTTTGAAGTCGTGGAAACGGAAAATGTGGAAGACACTGACCATTTGAAACGGATCCTGGCTTTTTACAAAGAAAAGGGGTTCCGTTATGCATTGGACGATGTAGGCGAAGGGTATAGTACGCTGGAATTGCTCGCTGACCTGCAGCCGCATTATATGAAACTGGATATGAAGTATGTCCAGGGAGTTGCCGTCGATCCTCAAAAACAGCAGACAGCTTCCGCGTTTTTAGCCGAAGCAAAGAGATTGGGCTCTGTTCCGCTTGCAGAGGGAATCGAGGCTGAGGAAGATTTTGAGTGGCTTAAGGCGAACGGATATCAACTGTTTCAAGGGTATTTGTTTGGAAAGCCTGCCCCGGTTGGCCAATTAGCTTGA
- a CDS encoding IS1182 family transposase, whose translation MMSMQQSIKLSPYMGLYDLIVPKDNMLRQINDLVDFTFVYEELKDKYCLDNGRNAIDPIRMFKYLLLKTIHDLSDVDIVDRSKYDMSFKYFLDMTPEEEVIDPSSLTKFRKLRLKDINLLDLLINKTVEIALEKEIIKSKSIIVDATHTKARYNQMKPKEVLMERSKKLRKAIYQIDESMKSKFPSKTKTDVLEDEIAYSQKLIEVIEKEETLIQYPVVKEQLNLLKETVADDLEQIKCSKDHDAKVGHKTADSSFFGYKTHLAMSEERIITAAVITTGEKNDGKQLQTLIEKSEDAGIQVETVIGDAAYSEKDNIKYSKTNKINLVAKLNPSVTQGFRSKEDEFEFNKDAGMYVCKAGHLAIRKARTGKKNTGTNQVDTYYFDIDKCKRCPLREGCYKEGAKSKTYSVSLKSTEHLDQAEFQESEYFKQKSKERYKIEAKNSELKHRHGYDVATSSGLIGMEMQGAMAIFTVNLKRILKLKGQQ comes from the coding sequence ATGATGTCAATGCAACAATCAATCAAACTAAGTCCTTATATGGGTCTCTATGACCTTATCGTGCCAAAGGATAATATGTTGCGTCAGATTAATGATCTGGTTGACTTTACCTTTGTTTATGAAGAGCTCAAGGATAAGTATTGCCTTGATAACGGCAGGAACGCAATCGATCCCATTCGCATGTTCAAATATCTATTATTAAAAACCATCCATGACCTTTCGGACGTGGATATTGTTGATCGTTCGAAGTATGATATGTCGTTCAAATATTTTCTGGATATGACTCCAGAAGAGGAAGTTATAGACCCGAGCTCCCTGACCAAATTCCGTAAATTGAGGTTAAAGGATATTAACCTCCTGGATCTGCTTATTAATAAAACGGTGGAGATTGCTTTAGAAAAAGAGATCATCAAAAGCAAATCCATTATTGTCGATGCCACTCATACAAAAGCCCGTTATAATCAGATGAAACCGAAAGAAGTTCTGATGGAGCGTTCCAAGAAGCTAAGGAAGGCAATTTACCAAATCGATGAATCCATGAAATCCAAATTTCCTTCCAAGACAAAGACTGATGTGTTGGAGGATGAAATTGCCTATTCACAGAAACTCATTGAAGTGATTGAAAAGGAAGAGACCCTGATTCAATACCCGGTAGTAAAAGAACAGCTTAACTTATTGAAAGAGACGGTCGCAGATGACCTTGAACAGATCAAATGCTCAAAGGATCATGATGCGAAAGTGGGACACAAGACGGCAGATTCCTCTTTCTTTGGATACAAGACCCACCTGGCAATGAGCGAGGAACGAATCATAACGGCAGCTGTCATTACGACAGGCGAGAAAAACGATGGCAAGCAACTTCAAACTCTTATTGAGAAAAGCGAAGACGCAGGTATACAGGTTGAGACTGTGATCGGCGATGCGGCGTATTCAGAAAAAGACAATATTAAGTACAGTAAAACAAACAAAATAAACTTGGTCGCAAAATTGAATCCAAGTGTTACCCAGGGATTCCGCTCAAAGGAAGACGAATTCGAATTTAATAAGGACGCTGGGATGTATGTCTGTAAAGCAGGACACCTCGCAATCAGAAAGGCTCGAACCGGAAAGAAAAACACTGGAACGAACCAGGTAGATACCTATTATTTTGATATTGATAAGTGCAAGCGTTGCCCCTTAAGGGAAGGCTGTTATAAAGAAGGTGCGAAAAGTAAGACGTATTCTGTTTCCTTGAAGTCAACTGAACACCTAGACCAGGCAGAGTTTCAGGAAAGTGAATACTTTAAGCAGAAGTCCAAGGAGCGCTATAAGATTGAAGCGAAGAATAGCGAGTTGAAACACAGACACGGGTATGATGTAGCCACATCCTCGGGTCTAATTGGCATGGAAATGCAAGGCGCCATGGCCATTTTCACGGTCAATTTAAAAAGAATTTTAAAACTGAAAGGGCAACAATAG